A genomic region of Polynucleobacter necessarius contains the following coding sequences:
- the gatB gene encoding Asp-tRNA(Asn)/Glu-tRNA(Gln) amidotransferase subunit GatB has translation MQWEVVIGLETHAQLQTQSKIFSGASTRFGAEPNTQACAVDLALPGVLPVLNRQAVEHAIRFGLAVNAKISPASIFARKNYFYPDLPKGYQISQMEIPVVVGGHLEILVGDEVKVVELTRAHMEEDAGKSVHEEGFTGPHGEPSSGIDLNRAGTPLLEIVTEPVMRSAAEAVAYAKALHGLVVWLGVCDGNMQEGSFRCDANVSVRPKGQAEFGTRCEIKNLNSFRFLEEAIQYEVRRQIELIEDGGTVVQETRLYDPDRGETRSMRSKEDANDYHYFPDPDLLPVVIDDAWIAGVRSKMPALPAQLREQWQSEFGLSAYDAQLLTQDRDTAKVFEDLLAIVGKPLAKAAANLIAGELASSLNRAGIAMADAPLKAEHLAPLLMRVADGTISNKIAKDIFAILWEDAVAGKDISTVDQVIDAKGLKQISDSGAIEVIIDQVLAANQKSVEELRSGKEKAFNALVGQIMKASQGKANPGQVNELLRKKLS, from the coding sequence ATGCAATGGGAAGTCGTTATTGGTCTAGAGACCCACGCACAACTACAAACACAATCTAAAATTTTTAGTGGCGCAAGCACGCGCTTTGGAGCAGAACCAAATACACAAGCATGTGCGGTTGATTTGGCGTTACCTGGTGTTTTACCAGTGCTCAATCGTCAAGCTGTTGAGCATGCGATTCGTTTTGGTTTAGCCGTAAATGCGAAGATTTCCCCAGCAAGTATTTTTGCGCGTAAGAACTATTTCTACCCCGATCTACCTAAGGGCTATCAAATTAGCCAGATGGAGATCCCGGTGGTGGTCGGTGGACATCTTGAAATTCTGGTGGGCGACGAAGTGAAGGTGGTTGAACTTACTCGCGCTCATATGGAAGAAGATGCGGGCAAATCGGTCCATGAGGAGGGCTTTACGGGCCCCCATGGCGAACCTTCAAGCGGCATTGACTTAAACCGCGCTGGTACGCCTTTATTAGAAATCGTGACTGAACCAGTAATGCGCAGCGCCGCTGAAGCCGTTGCTTATGCCAAAGCTTTGCATGGCCTGGTGGTTTGGTTAGGGGTGTGTGACGGCAATATGCAAGAAGGCTCATTCCGTTGTGATGCGAACGTATCTGTTCGACCCAAGGGGCAGGCTGAGTTCGGCACTCGTTGCGAAATTAAGAATTTGAACTCCTTCCGCTTTTTGGAAGAGGCTATTCAGTATGAGGTGCGTCGTCAGATTGAATTGATCGAAGATGGCGGCACTGTAGTTCAGGAGACGCGCTTATACGACCCTGATCGTGGCGAAACTCGTAGCATGCGTAGCAAAGAAGACGCCAATGACTATCACTACTTCCCAGATCCAGATTTATTGCCAGTAGTGATTGATGATGCTTGGATTGCAGGTGTTCGTAGCAAGATGCCCGCCCTGCCAGCGCAATTGCGCGAGCAGTGGCAAAGCGAATTTGGTCTAAGCGCATACGATGCGCAGTTGCTCACTCAAGACCGTGATACCGCAAAAGTATTTGAAGATCTGTTGGCAATCGTTGGTAAGCCATTAGCAAAAGCAGCCGCCAATTTAATTGCTGGTGAACTTGCATCATCATTAAATCGTGCTGGCATTGCCATGGCTGATGCGCCATTAAAGGCCGAACACTTGGCGCCTTTGCTGATGCGTGTGGCTGATGGAACCATCTCCAACAAGATCGCCAAAGACATCTTTGCAATTCTTTGGGAAGACGCTGTTGCAGGCAAGGACATTAGTACGGTTGACCAGGTCATTGATGCAAAAGGCTTGAAGCAGATTAGCGATAGCGGTGCGATTGAGGTCATCATTGATCAAGTATTGGCAGCTAATCAGAAATCAGTTGAGGAGCTCCGCTCAGGTAAAGAGAAGGCCTTTAATGCATTGGTGGGCCAAATCATGAAGGCCTCTCAAGGCAAGGCAAATCCTGGTCAAGTGAATGAGCTCTTGCGTAAAAAGCTTAGTTAA
- a CDS encoding DUF484 family protein yields the protein MRIKHPHEDRTISLQERQMTVLRTQNQELNRRLSEMLHFGSRNDKTQQSLVAWLLRLMRANNKAEVFEVESAQSLSPNSAFGPWVDTPLCGSAKELAAASVDLLASQTTIEPEWQSMVAIGLPLGKSTGTTQSPAVLLLASKDESRFTADMGAFYLRQIAELTAAALDRIQAYEIKGD from the coding sequence ATTCGGATTAAGCATCCACATGAGGATCGCACAATTTCTTTGCAAGAGCGTCAGATGACAGTATTGCGTACACAGAACCAAGAGCTCAATCGTCGTCTTAGTGAGATGCTGCACTTTGGTAGTCGCAACGATAAAACACAACAAAGTTTAGTTGCGTGGTTGTTGCGCTTAATGAGGGCTAACAATAAGGCCGAAGTGTTTGAGGTGGAGTCTGCGCAATCGCTGTCCCCCAATTCTGCTTTTGGCCCATGGGTAGATACACCGCTTTGCGGCTCGGCTAAGGAGTTGGCCGCTGCCAGCGTGGATCTATTAGCAAGCCAAACCACAATTGAGCCTGAGTGGCAAAGCATGGTGGCGATTGGCCTTCCTTTGGGCAAGAGTACTGGCACCACTCAATCTCCTGCGGTATTGCTGTTGGCTAGCAAAGATGAGTCTCGCTTTACGGCAGATATGGGCGCGTTCTATTTGCGCCAGATCGCTGAATTAACTGCTGCAGCTTTGGATCGTATCCAGGCTTATGAAATTAAAGGCGACTGA
- a CDS encoding tyrosine recombinase XerC, whose product MKLKATDLHPLMQEYLHELHVLRQLSPHTLKAYGMDLSDLQNFALEDSVELLKVSNGHVRRWAGRLHSKGKSSRSIARALSAWRGWYDWLTEKDAKRDARAGKVTNNLIANPVDDVKAPRRLRSLPKALSVEQALSLVNQAVKEVEESKDLESIRDAAIIDLLYASGLRLSELLGIDVMQSKDRQHESAGWLDWDAAEVTVLGKGGKRRSVPVGAPAMKSLAAWRELRDAGTYAQESIALFLSVTGKRLSPRTVQARLRTLAMRAGLPTHVHPHMMRHSFASHVLQSSKDLRAVQEMLGHASIASTQIYTSLDFQHLAQAYDKAHPRAKAGKD is encoded by the coding sequence ATGAAATTAAAGGCGACTGATCTTCATCCACTCATGCAAGAGTATTTGCATGAGTTGCATGTGCTGCGTCAACTCTCGCCCCATACGCTAAAAGCCTATGGCATGGATCTGAGCGATCTGCAAAATTTCGCCCTAGAAGACAGCGTTGAATTACTAAAAGTTAGCAATGGTCACGTGCGTCGATGGGCTGGGCGTTTGCATTCCAAAGGCAAATCCTCAAGAAGTATTGCAAGAGCACTTTCTGCGTGGCGCGGATGGTATGACTGGCTTACTGAAAAAGATGCCAAGCGCGATGCGCGTGCAGGCAAGGTAACTAATAATTTAATTGCCAATCCTGTTGATGACGTAAAGGCGCCAAGGCGCCTAAGGTCCTTGCCTAAGGCGCTATCGGTAGAGCAGGCGCTCTCCCTTGTAAATCAGGCTGTCAAAGAGGTTGAAGAAAGCAAAGATTTGGAATCGATACGTGATGCAGCAATCATTGACTTGCTTTACGCCTCGGGCTTGCGTCTTTCAGAGCTTTTAGGGATTGATGTGATGCAAAGCAAAGATCGCCAACATGAATCTGCGGGATGGCTAGATTGGGATGCTGCTGAGGTAACGGTTTTAGGTAAAGGCGGTAAGCGCCGTTCTGTTCCAGTGGGTGCGCCTGCAATGAAGTCTCTTGCAGCATGGAGAGAGTTGCGTGATGCGGGAACCTATGCCCAAGAGTCGATAGCTTTATTTTTGTCTGTGACTGGTAAGCGCCTATCTCCTCGCACCGTGCAGGCGCGGTTGCGTACTCTGGCGATGCGTGCAGGCTTGCCCACCCATGTTCATCCGCATATGATGCGACACAGTTTTGCAAGCCATGTTTTGCAATCCTCGAAAGATTTGCGCGCCGTACAGGAGATGTTGGGGCACGCCAGCATCGCTAGCACCCAGATTTATACGTCCTTAGATTTTCAGCACCTAGCTCAGGCATACGATAAAGCGCATCCTCGCGCAAAGGCTGGTAAAGACTGA
- the gatA gene encoding Asp-tRNA(Asn)/Glu-tRNA(Gln) amidotransferase subunit GatA: MSWHNTPIVLMAKALAAKEVSSTELTQYFLDRIEAGKQWNAYLDVNAHLSLEKSNKADHLISSGKAGKLTGIPVAHKDVFVTRGWKSTAASKILSGYQSPFDATVVANLGIPDENNPHGAGMVCLGKTNMDEFAMGSSNENSAFGPALNPWNAAHVAGGSSGGSAAAVAAGLAPIATGTDTGGSIRQPAAFCGLTGIKPSYGRVSRYGMIAYASSLDQAGPMGKTAEDCALLLSAMSSHDPRDSTSLADSGEDYGRYLNQSWSDGSANSAKPLEGLRVGLPKEFFAEGLASDIAKSVNEAAKLLESLGASLVEVSLPKTKLSIPVYYVLAPAEASSNLSRFDGVRYGYRANEYRDLGDMYAKSRTEGFGSEVKRRIMIGTYVLCHGYYDAYYLQAQKIRRIIAADFQAAFNQCDVILGPVAPDVAWRLGEKSKDPVQMYLEDIYTLSTNLAGLPAMSVPCGFNTNNLPIGMQLIGNYFSEARLLQVAHQYQQASDWHLRQASEVA, encoded by the coding sequence ATGAGTTGGCACAACACCCCTATCGTCTTAATGGCAAAAGCGCTTGCTGCAAAAGAGGTTTCTAGCACCGAGTTGACCCAGTACTTTTTGGACCGTATTGAGGCTGGAAAACAGTGGAATGCTTATCTTGATGTGAATGCTCACTTAAGCTTAGAGAAATCAAATAAGGCGGATCACTTGATTTCTTCAGGGAAGGCCGGCAAGCTGACGGGCATTCCTGTCGCACATAAGGATGTCTTTGTAACGCGTGGCTGGAAGTCAACTGCTGCCTCCAAAATCCTGTCCGGATATCAAAGCCCCTTCGACGCTACAGTGGTTGCTAATCTGGGTATTCCGGATGAAAACAATCCCCATGGTGCTGGCATGGTTTGTTTGGGTAAAACGAATATGGATGAGTTCGCAATGGGCTCATCTAATGAAAACTCTGCCTTTGGGCCGGCTTTAAATCCTTGGAATGCAGCCCACGTAGCAGGCGGCTCCTCGGGCGGTTCTGCGGCAGCGGTTGCAGCAGGTTTGGCGCCCATCGCCACAGGAACTGATACTGGCGGGTCGATTCGCCAGCCAGCGGCATTTTGCGGTTTGACTGGAATTAAGCCTAGTTACGGGCGCGTGTCTCGTTACGGCATGATTGCCTACGCCTCTTCACTCGATCAAGCTGGTCCGATGGGCAAGACTGCAGAGGACTGCGCGCTCCTCTTGTCTGCAATGTCTTCTCACGACCCACGCGACTCCACTTCTTTGGCTGATTCCGGGGAAGATTACGGTCGTTACCTTAATCAGAGTTGGAGTGATGGCAGCGCGAATTCTGCAAAACCATTGGAGGGTTTACGCGTTGGTTTGCCTAAAGAATTTTTCGCAGAGGGTTTGGCAAGTGACATTGCAAAATCCGTCAATGAGGCAGCCAAACTTTTAGAAAGCTTAGGCGCCAGTCTTGTTGAGGTGAGTCTGCCAAAAACTAAGTTATCTATTCCGGTCTATTACGTCTTGGCGCCGGCCGAGGCATCAAGTAATTTGAGTCGTTTTGATGGCGTGCGCTATGGATATCGTGCGAATGAATATCGTGACCTTGGCGACATGTATGCGAAGTCGCGCACCGAAGGTTTTGGTTCTGAGGTAAAGCGTCGCATCATGATTGGAACCTACGTTCTTTGTCATGGTTACTACGATGCTTACTATTTACAGGCACAAAAAATTCGCCGCATTATTGCAGCAGATTTTCAGGCTGCATTTAATCAATGCGATGTGATCTTGGGGCCTGTAGCCCCGGATGTGGCCTGGCGCCTGGGCGAGAAATCAAAAGATCCAGTGCAAATGTATTTAGAGGATATTTATACGCTCTCCACTAACTTAGCTGGCTTACCGGCGATGAGCGTTCCTTGTGGATTTAATACAAACAACTTACCTATTGGCATGCAATTAATCGGTAATTATTTTTCTGAAGCGCGCTTGTTGCAAGTGGCTCATCAATATCAGCAGGCCAGTGATTGGCATTTGCGTCAAGCAAGCGAGGTGGCATGA